One part of the uncultured Celeribacter sp. genome encodes these proteins:
- a CDS encoding ABC transporter substrate-binding protein codes for MFNKSLATLAAIAVTGTAAYAETTKVPFALDWKFEGPSAPYFAAIENGHFAENDLEVEISAGSGSLDAIPKIATGAFPVGFADINSMIKFLDQNPGAPVTAIMMIYDAPPFAVIGRKSLGVEAPKDLEGKVLGAPPPDGAWAQFPIFADENDLDMDKITVEPVGFPTREPMLAEGKVDAVTGYNFTSYLNTARLGVPEDDLSVIMMPDYGVDLYGNAIMVNTDYAAEHPEVIKGFLDAITKGWKDAVADPAGVVDYLVKYNPAADAELETRRLELAMEGNVLTDTVLENGLGAIDDARFANALEQMKLVYEFQNAPDASLYFTDEYLPAADVRMMK; via the coding sequence ATGTTCAACAAATCTCTTGCCACTCTGGCCGCCATCGCCGTGACCGGCACCGCGGCCTATGCCGAAACCACGAAGGTGCCCTTCGCGCTGGACTGGAAATTCGAAGGCCCGTCGGCACCGTATTTCGCCGCCATTGAAAACGGCCATTTCGCCGAGAATGACCTTGAGGTCGAAATCTCCGCAGGCTCCGGCTCGCTCGACGCGATCCCGAAAATCGCAACCGGCGCCTTCCCGGTGGGCTTTGCCGACATCAATTCGATGATCAAATTCCTCGACCAGAACCCGGGCGCACCGGTAACGGCCATCATGATGATCTACGATGCGCCGCCCTTTGCCGTGATCGGTCGCAAATCTCTGGGCGTGGAAGCCCCGAAAGATCTGGAAGGCAAGGTGCTGGGCGCGCCGCCGCCGGATGGCGCATGGGCGCAATTCCCGATCTTTGCGGACGAAAACGATCTGGATATGGACAAGATCACCGTCGAGCCGGTCGGCTTCCCGACCCGTGAACCGATGCTGGCCGAAGGCAAAGTGGACGCGGTGACCGGCTACAACTTCACCTCCTACCTGAACACCGCTCGTCTGGGCGTGCCGGAAGACGATCTCTCCGTGATCATGATGCCCGACTATGGCGTGGACCTTTACGGCAATGCGATCATGGTCAACACCGACTATGCCGCCGAGCACCCGGAGGTGATCAAAGGCTTCCTCGATGCGATCACCAAAGGCTGGAAAGACGCCGTCGCCGATCCGGCGGGCGTTGTCGACTATCTGGTGAAATACAACCCGGCCGCCGATGCAGAGCTGGAAACCCGCCGTCTGGAACTGGCCATGGAAGGCAATGTTCTGACCGATACGGTTCTGGAAAACGGTCTCGGCGCCATCGACGACGCCCGCTTCGCCAATGCGCTGGAACAGATGAAACTGGTCTATGAGTTCCAGAATGCGCCCGACGCATCGCTCTATTTCACAGACGAATACCTGCCCGCCGCAGACGTTCGCATGATGAAATAA
- a CDS encoding ABC transporter ATP-binding protein codes for MTHLIDIKGVTHAYKTDNGPLPVLDNLNISVPEGDFCAVVGPSGCGKSTLTRLIAGLMKPDEGEVWLHGEKVTSPRSTVGMAFQNPVMLEWRSILQNVLLPLEIVPNKMTKSQKEDRGRELLALVGLEGFEDKRPSELSGGMRQRASLCRAIVHKPDVLIMDEPFGALDAFTREDLWQIMHRLRTEEPFTGVLITHDLRESVYLADEVIVLSGRPATTQHVENVKLGGRTDLEVIYTPEATDILHRLRHQIEIAQGRSTAGEAA; via the coding sequence ATGACACATCTCATCGACATCAAGGGCGTGACCCACGCCTATAAGACCGACAACGGTCCGCTGCCCGTTCTCGACAATCTCAACATTTCCGTACCCGAAGGCGATTTCTGCGCCGTCGTCGGCCCTTCTGGCTGTGGCAAATCCACCCTGACGCGTCTGATCGCCGGGCTGATGAAACCCGACGAGGGCGAAGTCTGGCTGCATGGCGAGAAAGTGACCAGCCCGCGCTCCACCGTTGGCATGGCATTTCAGAACCCGGTCATGCTGGAATGGCGCAGCATCCTGCAAAATGTGCTTTTGCCGCTGGAAATCGTGCCCAACAAAATGACCAAATCCCAGAAAGAAGACCGCGGTCGCGAACTTCTGGCGCTGGTCGGCCTTGAAGGGTTTGAGGACAAACGCCCCTCCGAACTGTCCGGCGGCATGCGCCAGCGTGCGTCGCTGTGCCGGGCCATCGTGCACAAGCCCGACGTGCTGATCATGGATGAACCTTTCGGTGCGCTAGACGCGTTCACCCGCGAAGACCTATGGCAGATCATGCACCGGCTGCGGACCGAAGAGCCCTTTACCGGCGTGCTGATCACCCATGACCTACGCGAAAGCGTCTATCTGGCGGATGAGGTCATCGTGCTGTCAGGACGCCCCGCAACCACCCAGCATGTCGAAAATGTCAAACTGGGCGGACGCACCGATCTGGAAGTGATCTACACGCCGGAAGCCACCGACATCCTGCACCGCCTGCGCCATCAGATCGAAATCGCGCAGGGCCGCAGCACCGCAGGGGAGGCCGCATGA
- a CDS encoding ABC transporter permease, protein MKHWKKIVTPTIAILVFLGLWEFIVWVNDWPNYKMASPSDLIPAYQKYWNLFLIYGWQTLWRTVAGLLLAVIVGTLIGMVMGFSRTMRDALYPLLVGFNAIPKATVVPVLALILIGQHDLNTVLIAFMISFFPISVAVSIGLSTLEPEYRDILRSLGASKWTIFWKIALPKTLPEFFGALKVAVTLAFIGTNLMEIVEPHGRGLGHLFDSGKINADYPLMFAVLIALAFLGIVLYYIVVALEKIFAGWAERPQS, encoded by the coding sequence ATGAAACACTGGAAAAAGATCGTCACCCCGACCATCGCCATTCTGGTCTTTCTGGGCCTGTGGGAATTCATCGTCTGGGTCAACGACTGGCCAAACTACAAGATGGCCTCGCCTTCTGACCTGATCCCCGCCTACCAAAAATACTGGAACCTGTTCCTGATTTACGGTTGGCAGACACTCTGGCGTACCGTGGCAGGTCTGCTGCTGGCGGTGATTGTCGGCACGCTGATCGGGATGGTGATGGGATTTTCGCGGACGATGCGCGATGCGCTTTATCCGCTGCTGGTCGGGTTCAACGCCATTCCCAAGGCCACCGTGGTGCCGGTGCTGGCACTGATTCTGATTGGCCAGCACGATCTGAACACCGTGCTGATCGCTTTCATGATCTCTTTCTTCCCGATTTCCGTCGCGGTCTCGATCGGCCTGTCGACACTGGAACCGGAATATCGCGACATTCTGCGCTCGCTCGGCGCCTCGAAATGGACGATTTTCTGGAAAATCGCCCTACCCAAGACGCTGCCGGAATTTTTCGGCGCACTGAAGGTGGCGGTGACTCTTGCCTTTATTGGGACCAACCTGATGGAAATCGTCGAACCGCACGGGCGCGGGCTGGGCCATTTGTTCGACAGCGGCAAGATCAATGCCGATTACCCGCTGATGTTCGCAGTACTGATCGCCTTGGCTTTCCTTGGGATCGTGCTCTACTACATCGTGGTCGCGCTGGAAAAAATCTTTGCGGGCTGGGCCGAACGCCCACAGAGCTGA
- a CDS encoding peroxiredoxin translates to MTDQIETVTGPQLNKPAPAFEALTTDGVKTLEDYKGKWLILFSHPADFTPVCTTEFIGFAGKQDEFNAMGVELLGLSIDSHYSHIAWMLNIKENWGVEIKFPIIADLSMKVANAYGMIQPGASDTAAVRATFIIDPNGILRAMVYYPMNAGRSVDEIHRLVVALQAADENKCAMPENWKPGNPVIVPTPPTAAAAQEKLAHAPEGQKVVDWYFSTREL, encoded by the coding sequence ATGACCGACCAAATCGAAACCGTCACCGGCCCGCAACTGAACAAACCCGCTCCCGCCTTTGAAGCGCTGACCACAGATGGGGTTAAAACGCTTGAGGATTACAAGGGCAAATGGCTGATCCTGTTCTCGCACCCGGCCGATTTCACGCCTGTCTGCACTACCGAGTTCATCGGTTTTGCGGGCAAGCAGGATGAATTCAACGCCATGGGTGTGGAGCTCCTGGGTCTCTCGATCGACAGCCACTATTCCCACATCGCCTGGATGCTCAACATCAAGGAAAACTGGGGCGTCGAGATCAAGTTTCCGATCATTGCCGACCTGTCGATGAAAGTTGCCAACGCCTACGGCATGATCCAGCCGGGGGCCTCGGACACCGCGGCTGTGCGGGCGACATTCATCATCGATCCGAACGGTATTCTGCGGGCGATGGTTTATTACCCGATGAATGCAGGCCGTTCGGTGGACGAGATCCATCGTCTGGTTGTTGCGCTGCAAGCCGCAGATGAAAACAAATGCGCCATGCCGGAAAACTGGAAGCCGGGGAACCCGGTGATCGTGCCGACCCCGCCGACGGCGGCTGCGGCGCAGGAAAAGCTTGCACATGCGCCCGAGGGGCAGAAGGTCGTCGACTGGTATTTCTCGACCCGCGAACTCTGA
- a CDS encoding LysR substrate-binding domain-containing protein, whose translation MILPTLRQLRFLVALADELHFGRAAEACFVTQSTLSTGLRELEQTLGAAVAERTKRSVLMTPLGEEIAARARVMLAEAQDMVELAQSQAGTLRGTLKLGTIPTVGPFLFPRLLPRLRQDYPDLRLYMREELTEHLIAGLRAGRLDAILIALPYEIGDLETESLFLDDYQLATAPGHRLISNRPIGGPDLDDETLLLLERGHCLQRHALSAFPESSARQDETFAATSLPTLVAMVEEGLGVTLLPQLSIDAGVTRNTDIQLTALFGTKPREVVLAWRKSSARHADFQQLAALLREERARLGQ comes from the coding sequence ATGATTCTACCGACCCTGCGCCAGCTTCGCTTTCTGGTCGCCCTCGCCGATGAACTGCATTTCGGGCGGGCCGCCGAGGCCTGCTTTGTCACCCAGTCGACGCTGTCCACCGGGTTGCGCGAGCTGGAACAGACACTGGGCGCCGCCGTCGCAGAACGCACCAAACGCTCTGTCCTGATGACGCCCTTGGGCGAAGAGATCGCCGCCCGTGCCCGCGTCATGCTCGCCGAAGCTCAGGACATGGTGGAACTGGCCCAAAGCCAGGCGGGCACGCTGCGCGGCACGCTGAAGCTGGGCACCATTCCCACGGTCGGCCCCTTCCTGTTCCCGCGCCTGCTGCCACGGCTGCGACAGGACTACCCCGACCTGCGGCTCTACATGCGCGAGGAACTGACCGAACATCTGATCGCCGGACTGCGTGCCGGGCGTCTGGATGCCATCCTCATCGCCCTACCCTATGAGATCGGCGATCTGGAAACGGAAAGCCTGTTTCTGGACGACTACCAACTGGCCACCGCCCCCGGGCACCGGCTGATTTCGAACCGCCCCATCGGCGGCCCTGATCTCGACGATGAAACCCTGCTGCTGCTGGAACGCGGGCATTGCCTGCAACGTCATGCGCTCTCGGCCTTTCCTGAAAGCAGCGCCCGACAGGATGAAACCTTTGCGGCCACATCCCTGCCGACATTGGTCGCAATGGTCGAAGAGGGACTGGGCGTCACGCTTCTGCCCCAGCTGTCCATCGACGCGGGCGTAACACGCAACACCGACATTCAACTGACGGCGCTCTTCGGCACCAAGCCGCGTGAAGTGGTGCTGGCCTGGCGTAAAAGCTCGGCCCGCCATGCCGACTTTCAGCAGCTCGCCGCCCTTTTGCGAGAAGAACGCGCGCGTCTGGGACAGTGA
- the rsgA gene encoding ribosome small subunit-dependent GTPase A has protein sequence MTSDLKTLGWTQFFNGQLSLYDLETLIPVRLSEVRRRSVVALTPALARQEIALTGDHVATDMAVGDFALTDGERLIRVLERKTVISRKAAGVASQAQLIATNIDTLFITTSCNPDFNEARLERYLAIAIEAEATPVIVITKADKPEDMPAEVYEDRAKALYDGAEVLLINAKSPEDIARLERYCATGQTIALVGSSGVGKSTIARGLTGEDIEVGDIRDDDAKGRHTTTARSMHRMHAGGWLIDTPGMRELALHDASEGIATLFEDITDLATGCKFSDCQHRTEPGCAVRAALDSGTLDAERLERWRKLMEEDARNSESIAEARERGRKFSKMVKSVKKVKSARRGE, from the coding sequence ATGACCTCTGATCTTAAAACCCTCGGCTGGACCCAGTTTTTCAACGGCCAGCTTTCTCTCTACGACCTCGAAACCCTTATCCCCGTGCGCCTGTCCGAAGTGCGCCGCCGCTCCGTTGTGGCGCTCACGCCCGCGCTGGCGCGTCAGGAAATCGCCCTCACCGGCGATCATGTCGCAACCGATATGGCCGTGGGTGATTTTGCCCTGACCGACGGTGAACGGCTGATCCGCGTGCTTGAGCGCAAGACCGTGATTTCACGCAAGGCTGCCGGTGTGGCATCACAGGCCCAGTTGATCGCGACCAATATCGACACGCTTTTCATCACCACATCGTGCAACCCCGATTTCAACGAAGCGCGGCTCGAACGCTACCTCGCCATCGCCATCGAAGCCGAAGCCACGCCGGTGATCGTCATCACCAAGGCCGACAAGCCCGAAGACATGCCTGCCGAGGTCTACGAGGACCGCGCCAAGGCGCTCTATGACGGCGCTGAAGTCCTGTTGATCAACGCCAAATCACCGGAGGACATCGCCCGTCTTGAGCGCTATTGCGCCACAGGGCAGACGATTGCTCTGGTTGGATCATCCGGTGTGGGCAAATCCACCATCGCGCGAGGCTTAACCGGTGAGGACATCGAGGTCGGCGATATCCGCGACGATGACGCCAAAGGGCGCCACACAACCACCGCACGTTCCATGCACCGCATGCACGCGGGCGGCTGGCTGATCGATACCCCCGGCATGCGCGAACTGGCGCTCCATGATGCCTCAGAAGGGATCGCCACCCTGTTTGAGGACATCACCGATCTGGCGACAGGCTGCAAGTTTTCCGACTGTCAGCACCGCACGGAACCCGGATGCGCCGTCCGGGCTGCGCTCGACAGCGGCACGCTCGACGCGGAACGCCTCGAGCGCTGGCGCAAGCTGATGGAAGAGGATGCGCGCAATTCAGAAAGTATTGCCGAGGCGCGTGAACGGGGCCGCAAATTCTCCAAGATGGTGAAATCCGTCAAGAAGGTGAAAAGCGCCCGACGCGGTGAGTAA
- a CDS encoding DNA polymerase III subunit gamma/tau encodes MADTDTGYKVLARKYRPETFADLVGQDAMVRTLKNAFAADRIAQAFIMTGIRGTGKTTTARIIAKGMNCIGPDGNGGPTTEPCGVCEHCVAITEGRHVDVMEMDAASRTGVGDIREIIDSVHYRAASARYKIYIIDEVHMLSTSAFNALLKTLEEPPAHVKFIFATTEIRKVPVTVLSRCQRFDLRRIEPEVMIDHLARIAEKEKAQIAQDALALITRAAEGSVRDAMSLLDQSISHGAGETTVDQVRAMLGLADRGRVLDLFDMIMAGDAAGALEELGGQYADGADPLAVLRDLAEITHWISVIKITPSAAEDPTIGPDERSRGLTMAEKLPMRVLSRMWQMLLKALEEVANAPNSMMASEMAIIRLTHVADLPMPEDLVRKLNDQNPPPRPPSGPTGGGAPAGGGSPHSTAQGRPMGGGQITHGPTMISGAATAPAQAPDTALARYARFEDVVELIRDHRDAKLLIDVENHVRIARYAPGRIEFQPWEDAPADLAARLQSRLFAFTGHRWGVSIAEAPEDVRTIREIKDAEKRALEAEAKQHPAVAKVFELFPDAKITEIRTPEKIAQSAQFEALPEVEDEWDPFEE; translated from the coding sequence ATGGCGGACACCGACACAGGCTATAAGGTTCTGGCGCGCAAATACCGCCCGGAGACTTTTGCCGATCTTGTCGGTCAGGACGCCATGGTCCGCACGCTCAAGAATGCCTTCGCAGCCGACCGGATCGCGCAGGCGTTTATCATGACGGGGATTCGCGGAACCGGCAAAACCACCACCGCACGGATCATCGCCAAGGGCATGAACTGCATCGGTCCGGACGGCAACGGCGGCCCGACCACTGAACCCTGTGGCGTCTGCGAGCATTGCGTGGCGATCACCGAAGGCCGCCATGTCGATGTGATGGAAATGGACGCCGCCTCGCGCACAGGCGTCGGCGACATTCGCGAAATCATCGATTCGGTGCATTACCGGGCCGCTTCGGCGCGCTACAAGATCTACATCATCGACGAGGTGCATATGCTTTCGACGAGCGCGTTCAACGCGCTCCTGAAAACCCTCGAAGAGCCTCCCGCCCACGTCAAATTCATCTTTGCCACCACAGAGATTCGCAAAGTGCCGGTGACGGTTCTGTCACGCTGTCAGCGCTTTGATCTGCGCCGGATCGAACCAGAGGTGATGATCGACCATCTCGCTCGGATCGCGGAGAAAGAAAAGGCCCAGATCGCGCAGGACGCGCTGGCACTGATCACCCGCGCCGCAGAAGGCTCCGTGCGGGACGCCATGAGCCTGCTGGATCAATCGATCTCCCACGGGGCCGGCGAAACCACCGTCGATCAGGTCCGGGCCATGCTCGGGCTGGCGGACCGGGGCCGTGTGCTGGATCTGTTCGACATGATCATGGCCGGTGATGCCGCAGGCGCGCTTGAGGAACTCGGCGGGCAATATGCCGATGGCGCTGATCCTCTGGCCGTGTTGCGCGATCTGGCCGAGATCACCCATTGGATTTCGGTGATCAAGATCACGCCAAGCGCCGCCGAAGATCCAACCATCGGCCCCGACGAACGCAGCCGCGGGCTGACCATGGCGGAAAAGCTGCCGATGCGGGTTCTGTCGCGGATGTGGCAGATGTTGCTGAAAGCGCTGGAAGAAGTGGCCAATGCGCCCAATTCCATGATGGCCTCGGAAATGGCGATCATCCGGCTGACCCATGTCGCCGATCTGCCCATGCCCGAGGATCTGGTGCGCAAGCTCAACGACCAGAACCCGCCGCCCCGCCCGCCGTCGGGCCCGACCGGTGGCGGCGCCCCGGCCGGCGGAGGCAGCCCGCATTCCACGGCGCAGGGACGCCCGATGGGCGGCGGGCAGATCACCCATGGCCCCACGATGATATCCGGCGCAGCCACCGCCCCGGCACAGGCCCCCGACACGGCGCTGGCCCGCTATGCCCGGTTCGAAGATGTGGTCGAACTGATCCGCGATCACCGCGACGCCAAATTGCTGATCGACGTGGAAAACCACGTGCGCATCGCGCGCTACGCCCCCGGGCGCATCGAATTCCAACCCTGGGAAGATGCACCTGCGGATCTGGCCGCGCGGCTGCAAAGCCGGCTCTTTGCCTTCACGGGTCACCGCTGGGGCGTGTCGATCGCCGAAGCCCCGGAAGATGTCCGCACGATTCGCGAAATCAAGGATGCTGAAAAACGCGCGCTGGAGGCAGAAGCTAAACAACACCCGGCCGTTGCCAAAGTGTTTGAGCTTTTCCCCGACGCGAAGATCACCGAAATCCGGACTCCGGAGAAAATCGCGCAGTCGGCCCAGTTCGAGGCCCTGCCCGAAGTCGAAGATGAATGGGACCCGTTCGAAGAGTGA
- a CDS encoding YbaB/EbfC family nucleoid-associated protein — translation MFKGLGGLGDMAGMMKKAQQMQADMAELQEKLAMMTVTGESGAGLVKATATAKGQLTGLDIDPSIFQPSEKEVVEDLILAAIKDAQAKASEKAESEMKALTDDLGLPADFKLPF, via the coding sequence ATGTTCAAAGGCCTTGGCGGTCTCGGCGATATGGCCGGGATGATGAAGAAAGCCCAACAAATGCAAGCCGATATGGCAGAGCTTCAGGAAAAGCTCGCCATGATGACGGTGACCGGCGAATCCGGCGCCGGATTGGTCAAAGCAACGGCGACGGCCAAGGGCCAGCTGACCGGTCTCGACATCGATCCGTCAATTTTCCAGCCCTCTGAAAAGGAAGTCGTCGAAGATCTGATCCTTGCCGCCATCAAGGATGCGCAGGCCAAGGCGTCGGAAAAGGCGGAAAGCGAAATGAAAGCGCTGACCGACGATCTCGGCCTGCCCGCCGATTTCAAACTGCCCTTCTGA
- the recR gene encoding recombination mediator RecR, translating to MAADRQDIENLIDLMARLPGLGPRSARRAVLHLIKKRGRLMSPLADAMRTVADSARECLRCGNIGTSDLCDICSSEKRATGEICVVEDVSDLWAMERAGVFKGRYHVLGGTLSALDAIGPEDLRIPLLVQRVGDEQVREVILALNATVDGQTTAHYIADELSGRCKVTSLAQGVPIGGELDYLDDGTITAALNARKDL from the coding sequence ATGGCTGCCGATCGTCAGGATATCGAAAACCTCATCGATCTGATGGCGCGCCTGCCCGGGCTTGGGCCACGCTCTGCGCGGCGGGCGGTGCTGCATCTGATCAAGAAACGCGGTCGGTTGATGTCGCCCCTGGCCGACGCCATGCGCACCGTGGCCGACAGCGCGCGCGAATGCCTGCGCTGCGGTAACATCGGCACTTCGGATCTCTGCGACATCTGCAGTTCGGAAAAGCGTGCCACAGGCGAAATCTGCGTGGTGGAGGATGTCTCGGACCTCTGGGCGATGGAACGTGCCGGGGTGTTCAAAGGCCGCTATCATGTTCTGGGCGGCACGCTGTCTGCATTGGACGCCATCGGGCCCGAAGATCTGCGCATTCCGCTTTTGGTGCAGCGCGTGGGCGACGAACAGGTGCGCGAGGTCATTCTGGCGCTCAACGCAACTGTCGACGGGCAGACCACAGCGCATTACATCGCTGATGAGTTGTCAGGGCGCTGCAAAGTGACATCACTGGCGCAGGGCGTGCCCATCGGGGGCGAACTGGATTATCTCGACGATGGGACAATCACCGCCGCACTCAACGCCCGCAAGGATCTCTGA